In Archocentrus centrarchus isolate MPI-CPG fArcCen1 chromosome 24, fArcCen1, whole genome shotgun sequence, one DNA window encodes the following:
- the LOC115774597 gene encoding triadin-like, with product MTEAAEARTSTTTTTMVIDHKNGDAGAPPVRVSKKTFTDDLYSTFSSPLAWILVLALIITWSCVFVIMFDLMDYKTISGGLSKIGSDPMKAVNDVVEESSNVITGIFKFAASLIAPDEDEGTLYAVRKKGEFLPSRMKVIEMQAKKEKPVAEDVEDEEEVGEAEGEEGDEGEAEEEVEEHDEVSPEPISTSEDEESAVSPDSESDAPVGVTDSDEDLTLPDEDDEKDEEEQDEDETSDDELLSSEEEEEEEQEDDEEDDEDDRLAEGVTDSDDVIAEDTGEDSDLDLPPIVAASEDEEDTEHKLAEEEDLSPLPAEDEDLEEDIKAAEDTEEEEDEELDQSDEDISVASSEHFADDEDEEEDLKDEDFDLDKEILADLKSEDVHDKPEVTEESIHDDDKEEEEEEEEEEEAGIPPFASTDSGVLADEDDDDTSLKTDEESTGETVLSDSYDTTDDKDVDTSSFSEDEEDEEDDGVDETLIAAAAAGAFTVQEEAAKTDEDDEEGDELKEADDEDKTEDAETKETGTSWPAAPEEEEDERKDEEPISKPQKSVDEQEDKKEEYDEDEDDDEKATVDVIKPVPEPEEAAAKTEPTVCPCMHSAKAKEAPTKAAKAKDAPRRVSAVRRRKDREIVRTVKAVKTDEKPKKTALPRMGGLVPKMARIRRFPSILRAKKEEKPKVSKTKTKKQEQVTDSGQEVGPCRPAPVYCPSPPGWYVHHIVTDNPYPPPTMSAPSAPVLTAHPVHPGAPQTQAVYQQQPPPPPMQPLYAHYQPYPPPLQPMMPPPPDPVQPLQPAQPEAPEEKEEAAPVKPEVPAPAAEAPPAAAPVQEAATEDVTAASTKQEKKKTKAADSDKEPGTAKGKTKKDAAVLKEKIKADTAKKVAAAKKEKPKIHAVAKKDPPAKQKTKSAAAPKKEPAAERQKRKPASEKIAAPVKSKVKASTTKTDPEPRPRPRPQPLRMRLDAGRRANVTSQAKEEKPARSSSEPAKKRTQLLAEKKSRVEKAEKKSVKESQDKEKQLPQTEEPKKEENITEKKKPGQRYFQCIYVPGKNIHYPLRPFTPAMAPTMMSPALRAMLEQQRAARASGQ from the exons aTGACTGAAGCAGCTGAAG CACGAACGtcgaccaccaccaccaccatggtCATCGACCACAAGAACGGAGACGCCGGCGCACCGCCTGTGCGGGTGTCCAAGAAAACCTTTACAGATGACCTTTACTCCACTTTCAGCTCCCCACTGGCCTGGATCTTGGTTCTGGCTCTCATCATTACCTGGTCTTGTGTTTTCGTCATAATGTTTGATCTAATGGACTACAAGACCATTTCAG GAGGCCTCAGCAAGATCGGCTCAGACCCCATGAAGGCGGTGAACGATGTCGTGGAGGAATCATCAAACGTAATCACGGGAATATTTAAATTTGCTGCCAGCTTAATCGCTCCAGATGAGGATGAAG GAACTCTTTATGCAGtcagaaaaaaag GAGAATTTCTACCATCACGAATGAAAG TGATAGAGATGcaagcaaaaaaggaaaaaccagTGGCTGAAGAtgtggaggatgaagaggaggtggGAGAGGCAGAGGGAGAAGAAGGAGATGAAGGGGAAGCT gaagaggaggtggaggagcatGATGAAGTCTCTCCTGAACCCATTTCCACTTCTGAGGATGAAGAGTCGGCCGTGTCTCCTGACTCTGAGTCTGATGCACCTGTAGGGGTCACAGACAGTGATGAAGACCTAACTCTacctgatgaagatgatgaaaagGATGAAGAAGAACAGGATGAAGATGAAACCAGTGACGATGAGCTTCTTTccagtgaggaggaagaggaggaggagcaggaagatgatgaagaagatgatgaggaTGACAGATTAGCTGAGGGTGTCACTGATAGCGATGATGTCATCGCAGAAGATACTGGTGAAGACTCGGATCTCGATCTTCCTCCTATTGTAGCTGCTAGTGAGGATGAGGAAGATACTGAGCATAAACTCGCAGAAGAAGAAgatctttctcctcttcctgcCGAAGATGAAGACCTGGAAGAAGATATAAAAGCTGCAgaagacacagaggaggaagaagatgaagagttGGACCAATCAGATGAAGACATCTCTGTTGCATCCTCTGAACACTTTGCAGATGacgaagatgaggaggaagaccTTAAAGATGAGGACTTTGACCTTGACAAAGAGATCCTTGCTGACCTTAAAAGCGAAGATGTTCATGACAAACCTGAAGTCACTGAAGAGAGCATCCATGATGATgataaagaggaggaggaggaggaggaggaggaggaggaagctggCATTCCTCCCTTTGCGAGCACAGACAGTGGAGTCTTagctgatgaagatgatgatgacacTTCTCTCAAAACAGATGAGGAATCCACTGGAGAGACAGTCCTGAGTGACTCTTATGACAcaactgatgacaaagatgttGATACAAGCTCCTTTAGTgaggatgaagaagatgaagaagatgatggTGTTGATGAAACCTTGATAGCAG ctgctgctgcaggagcaTTCACTGTCCAGGAGGAGGCAGCAAAGACTGATGAAGACGACGAGGAAGGGGACGAGCTCAAAGAGGCTGACGATGAAGACAAGACCGAGGACGCCGAAACAAAAGAAACTG GCACCAGCTGGCCCGCTGctcctgaggaggaggaggacgagcgCAAAGATGAAGAGCCGATTTCCAAACCCCAGAAATCTGTGGATGAACAGGAAGATAAGAAGGAGGAGTATGACGAAGACGAGGACGATGATGAGAAAGCGACTGTGGATGTGATCAAACCTGTTCCTGAACCAGAGGAGGCAGCGGCAAAGACTGAACCCACAG TGTGTCCCTGTATGCACTCTGCAAAAGCCAAAGAGGCTCCAACCAAGGCTGCAAAGGCAAAAG atgctCCCAGGAGGGTCTCTGCTGTGAGAAGGAGAAAAG ATCGGGAGATTGTGAGGACTGTGAAGGCTGTAAAGACAGATGAAAAGCCCAAAAAGACAG CTCTTCCCAGAATGGGCGGTTTGGTTCCGAAAATGGCAAGGATCAGAAGATTTCCTTCTATTCTGAGAG CCAAGAAAGAGGAAAAGCCCAAAGTTTCCAAAACAA AGACCAAAAAGCAAGAACAGGTCACAGACTCTGGACAGGAAG TTGGGCCTTGCAGACCTGCACCAGTCTACTGCCCATCCCCACCTGGATGGTACG TTCATCACATAGTCACAGACAACCCTTACCCTCCTCCTACCATGTCAG CTCCGTCTGCTCCCGTACTGACCGCCCATCCTGTCCATCCCGGAGCTCCACAGACACAGGCCGTTTATCAACAGCAGCCTCCGCCGCCACCAATGCAGCCGCTGTACGCACATTATCAGCCATATCCGCCACCACTCCAGCCTATGATGCCACCTCCACCAGATCCAGTTCAGCCACTCCAGCCTGCACAGCCAGAAGctccagaagaaaaagaagaagcagcaccTGTCAAACCTGAGGTCCCGGCTCCAGCTGCTGAAGCTCcgcctgctgcagctccagttCAGG AGGCTGCTACGGAGGACGTGACAGCTGCCTCCACAAAGCAAG aaaaaaagaaaacaaaagctgcTGATTCAGACAAAG AGCCAGGAACGGCCAAagggaaaacaaagaaag ATGCTGCTGTTTTGAAAGAGAAAATCAAAGCAGACACTGCCAAAAAAG TGGCAGCTGCTAAAAAAGAGAAACCCAAGATTCATGCAGTGGCTAAGAAAG ATCCACCCGCAAAGCAGAAAACTAAAAGTGCTGCAGCTCCTAAGAAAG AGCCTGCAGCTGAACGACAGAAGCGGAAACCAGCCTCTGAAAAGATAG CAGCACCTGTCAAGAGCAAAGTGAAGGCATCTACGACTAAGACAG ATCCAGAACCACGTCCACGTCCACGTCCACAGCCACTGAGAATGAGACTGGACGCTGGCAGGAGGGCAAATGTGACCTCTCAGGCCAAAGAGGAGAAACCTGCCAGATCTTCATCTGAACCAG CCAAGAAAAGAACACAATTATTGGCTGAGAAGAAAA GCCGAGTAGAAAAGGCTGAAAAGAAATCTGTCAAAGAGTCTCAAG ATAAAGAGAAACAACTACCACAGACTG AAGAgcccaagaaagaagaaaatattacagaaaagaagaaacctG GACAGAGATACTTCCAGTGCATTTATGTCCCGGGCAAAAATATACACTACCCTTTACGACCTTTTACTCCAGCCATGGCCCCCACCATGATGTCCCCTGCGCTCAGAGCGATGCTggagcagcagagagcagcCAGGGCGTCTGGGCAGTAG